One window of the Solanum stenotomum isolate F172 chromosome 11, ASM1918654v1, whole genome shotgun sequence genome contains the following:
- the LOC125844786 gene encoding uncharacterized protein LOC125844786, translating to MAQPKKTLKNFIPLFILLSLSALFLISYHPTNLNSTKSFSFNPNTPQTHQNFTFLIKVLTFNRLESLSRCLNSLSKAHYDNHVVHLHIYIDHFQDSPNGYVEIDQKLNLSKRILDFVDGFSWKYGEKLVHYRASNAGLQAQWLEAWWPSSDDEFAFVVEDDLELSPLYFRFLKSLIDNYYYNKSNFSPMIYGASLQRPRFVPGKHGNKMQIDDGTQLFLYQLVGTWGQLLFPKPWKEFRIWYDTHKAKGLKPFLDGMVTTGWYKKMGERIWTPWFIKFIHARGYFNIYTNLLHERAFSVSHRDAGVNYGKSAGPDSYLVDEKSFDINLLKMQSLHSLKWYDFCFKEVSPGRIVRSSDDLASVFHSVQKSRTILFVNLQQVSESIIRNLLCHFERLNIQNYVLLGPKSYFLLDLARRGYPVIDTDQFFDSIRLQNSINFDKSHEKLGKEIVVKAHVVRKSLELKYNTWVVDSDVIPLSSDSFLDSYDPANDFLLGKNFKLVFIRNSASALKFWVDNVLNKVVALVATLKTRGSIATEGNFVNLVEKLLEQKKTTFNRVDDTDFSLNISFMDANQTSSRNGKKFAFWSPEMGSERIQKRLEEFAMWVVDSDLSCNAVVCHPS from the exons ATGGCACAACCTAAGAAAACCCTGAAAAATTTCATCCCTCTTTTCATTCTCCTCTCTCTTTCTGCTCTTTTCCTCATCTCTTACCATCCTACAAACTTGAATTCCACCAAATCTTTCTCCTTTAACCCAAACACCCCTCAAACCCATCAAAACTTCACTTTTTTAATCAAAGTTCTCACCTTTAACCGTCTTGAGTCCCTCTCTAGATGTCTCAATTCACTTTCCAAAGCACATTATGATAACCATGTTGTTCATCTCCATATCTACATTGATCACTTTCAAGATTCCCCAAATGGGTATGTGGAAATCGACCAAAAATTGAATCTTTCGAAAAgaattcttgattttgttgatgGGTTTTCATGGAAATATGGGGAAAAGTTGGTTCATTATAGGGCTTCTAATGCTGGACTTCAGGCTCAGTGGTTAGAGGCTTGGTGGCCTAGCTCTGATGATGAGTTTGCCTTTGTTGTGGAGGATGATCTTGAGTTGTCACCTCTTTATTTTCGGTTCTTGAAGAGTTTGATtgacaattattattataataaatccAACTTTAGTCCTATGATTTATGGGGCTTCCTTGCAGAGGCCTAGGTTTGTACCAG GTAAGCATGGAAACAAGATGCAGATCGATGATGGAACTCAACTTTTCTTGTACCAGTTGGTTGGCACCTGGGGTCAGCTTCTGTTTCCAAAACCTTGGAAAGAATTCCGCATATGGTATGACACACACAAGGCCAAGGGATTGAAGCCATTTCTTGATGGGATG GTGACAACAGGATGGTACAAAAAGATGGGGGAAAGAATCTGGACACCTTggttcattaaattcatccatgCCCGTGGTTACTTTAATATTTACACCAATCTTTTGCATGAGCGAGCTTTTAGTGTGTCTCATCGCGATGCTGGTGTTAACTATGGGAAATCGGCTGGGCCAGATTCTTATTTAGTGGATGAGAAGTCTTTTGATATTAACCTTTTGAAGATGCAATCTTTGCACAGTCTGAAGTGGTACGATTTCTGTTTCAAGGAAGTTTCTCCTGGTAGAATTGTACGCAGTTCAGATGATCTAGCGTCTGTTTTTCACTCAGTTCAGAAATCGAGGACTATACTATTTGTAAACCTACAACAGGTGTCAGAGTCAATTATTAGGAATCTTCTCTGCCACTTTGAAAGATTGAATATCCAAAACTATGTCTTATTGGGTCCAAAGTCCTATTTCCTACTTGATCTTGCAAGAAGGGGTTATCCCGTGATTGACACAGACCAATTTTTTGACAGTATTAGGCTACAAAACTCGATTAACTTTGATAAATCACATGAAAAATTGGGCAAAGAGATTGTTGTGAAGGCCCACGTAGTTAGAAAGTCCTTGGAACTTAAATACAACACATGGGTTGTGGATAGTGATGTGATTCCTCTCAGCAGTGATTCATTTCTTGATTCGTATGATCCGGCTAATGACTTTCTTTTGGGGAAGAACTTTAAACTTGTCTTCATACGAAATTCAGCTTCTGCTTTAAAATTTTGGGTCGACAATGTTTTGAACAAAGTTGTTGCCTTGGTTGCCACTTTGAAGACTAGAGGTTCAATTGCCACAGAGGGAAATTTTGTAAATCTAGTTGAGAAGTTATTGGAACAAAAGAAAACTACTTTTAACAGGGTTGATGACACTGATTTTAGTTTGAACATCAGTTTTATGGATGCTAACCAAACCTCTTCAAGGAATGGAAAGAAGTTTGCCTTTTGGTCACCTGAGATGGGTTCAGAACGGATACAAAAACGACTTGAAGAGTTTGCTATGTGGGTTGTGGATAGTGATTTATCATGTAATGCAGTTGTTTGTCATCCATCATAG